The sequence TTCACtccaaagcaggcataggcaaactccggccctccagatgtttgggactacaattcctatcatccctgaccactggtcctgttagctagggatgacatGAAAATTAGTTGACCTCTGCCTGCACTTGGCtttagcgccacctactgttgacctccctgccctCTGCCCTACCAATCCCAATGGCTACCAGGCACCGCTCCAAATAAAAGGCACATGAGAGACACTTTTTTGCTTCTTAAGATGTCTGTGCACTTACGGCAGTGCCAAAAATCGAATAAACAATCATCGCAGGCGGTAGGGAGGCAACCCAAGGCAAGAGTTGCCAGCCGCCAGTCCCTAGGAGGACTTCTGCTCCTTCGCCATAGTGGCAAAAACCACTTGGGGTTTGATGGCACATGCCAAAGCAGTGGAATCTGGCGCAAACGGGGAAATGCCCCACAAGGCTTTGTTGCCCCTCCTGGCCTGCTTTCTTTCTCACAGCCAGTCCAGCGGGTGGGGGTAGTGGCTGGCAGCTTCATCCTCCcaagtctcagtgttgccttctgcccggacgctgaggtccagcgccgagggccttctggcggttccctcactgcgagaagcaaagctacagggaaccaggcagagggccttctcggtagtggcgcccgccctgtggaatgcccttccagcagatgtcaaagagataaacaactacctgacattcagaagacatcttaaggcagccctgttcagggaagtttttaacgtgtgatattttactgtatttttggtttttatggaagccgcccagagtggctggggaggcccagccagatgggcggggtataaataataaattattattattattattattattgtagaatTCATCCAGGGAGCGCATGGGGACAAAGCTGGAATAGGCCTGCAGCACAGGCATATGAACTTGGGCCCCACATTAGGGGGGCTGTCGCGCATACATGGCATCACACACGCGATGCCCTGCCCTGCCGGGGGCTACACCTGCTGGGATGCTCTGGCGATCGCAGCAGGTGGCACAGAGGGCGAGAAACACCCCCCTCCCAAGCCTCCCGCCTGGCATGCTGGCGTTTGCCCCCGGGCAGCAGGGGATGGCAGCCCCTTCAATATTGGGGCTGCAAGCTGTGTCTCCTGcctcaaaatattgagggggctgaagccccttgTGCCCCATATACCTGGCACAGCTGCTccggtggcacaatgggtcagtgtgtctggctgtgaaccagaaggttggtggtttgagtccacccagggacggctgtgggcattgcagggagctgaacaagggtcccttccaactctacaattccttgAGAAATCTACGAGGTTGGCTCATAGGCTTGCCAGTCCCAAAGAGCATCCGCAACCAGCTTAGATCTCGCCCCACAATGCGAGGAAGGCCACATACAACGTTGCTCTGAAAACGAGGCACTATGAGGTGGCATCTGAGGCAACCCCACCTGGGCATTACCACAGTAGGAAAAGCCACCACCATCATTGTGTTGCCATAGCTGGAAAaactggtttttttaatgctgtgtcTGCAGCAGGAAGCAAAACAGAATGGGCCGGCCCCGGCTGACAAAgaccgatgatgatgatgaagatgatggtgaAGGTGACAGCACCTTGAAAGGATTTTGCATTTATTGCCACTCTACGTGCCGCTTTCAGAGTTCTTACCAAGCCTTGCAGGTGGAAAGGCTGCCCGGCCCAGTATCTATCTGATCATGTTATGAGACATAACCTGTTTTCAAAAggagctgggaggggggaaaaccttGTCTACATCAGGATGTGTTTCAGCAAGCTTTCGTTAGGTTTGATTGAAGATATAATATGCATGATATGAAGCAACTGTGACCATggatagcaaaaaagaaaaaagagaggcagCACTCCTGGGAGATTGGGTTGCAGTGCTGCGTTAATAGCTCTCTCCATTCAGCCCTGAAGAAGAGGTGTAAGATGTCTAACTGTATACAGTCATCACACAGAAACAGAGAAAGGTTCAGTGAGTTCGCTGTTGCAAAAGATAAGGCTCAACAAACCAGTGTGGATATAGATACATACAGCTTGTAGGCTTTTGCAGATACAGATACATGCAGCGTcggggactggttggatgcagaggaatggtgggaggaaccggctggggagcccccaagagaagaaggctcagagctcagggagtgggggtgggacaaccatgagtggtcagagggagcagactgggggtaggaggtgtcagaagctgaagaggtagcagggcttagtgagctgggagagtctggggcagagaaaagcccagaagctgaagcagaagaggagggaggcccagaagcagagatgagtcaggctggtgaagagttatAAGGgtctccttctcctgctgcagcaagctgccctcccctctggtctcctaggaccaggagaggcatgatgTGGGAGGAGCAAAGGTAGACATGCAGGCACGGTCTCAGATTGCAGCAATACCAGCCTAATGGACTGCTTGTAAGAAAGAAGACAGGCAGGGGGAGGCTGGCTGGGGGACAGACTTTAGGTTGCTGGGGCAACACCCGATTCACCCTGATAACGGTATTCAGTAAACCTGTTTCTCTGCCTGTAGGAGGTTTACCGGGAAACCCATATAAGACTCTAAAAGGTTACCTATCAGTCAGAGGAAGGAAACTATCAACCACGATCAAGTCAGAGCAAAGCGGCTATTAAACCTGATATTTATTActgctgttgcaacagggtgctcactcaccccacgcaggagggaggaggaacccagaacaatggtgtgcaaaccCTTATGTAGACTTatattgcccaccctgtagctcaaggccaccccaaaaaaatcataCATACATCGCAGAAGGAGGCGGGGTATAGCAGAAGTACATCACAGgggggcggtctacaacagaaatcctgtctgccaggatacctgacaatgACCAGTGATTGCTTTTCTTGGGCAGCCCGGCCAATCTTTTGTGATTAAATTAAATACTTTAATTcgtgaatccaggtcacaggctcaccctattcatacacagagatGCCCTAAAGACAGGtgagcaaaagacaatggagaggttttcccatttccttcctccttccagagaaacatttgaggtcaatttgggagagtcaaaatggtttcaggattgcactcctgtactatttcagacacgtggtttatatacatatgcatgtgttttgccttgtaaatttatgaacatttaatttctattcaggtaggtagcagtgttggtctgacgcagtcaaaataaattaaagaattaaaaaattgtccagtagcaccttagatactaagtttgttctgggtataagctttcgtgtgcatgcacacttcttcaacagtcgtcaacaggtttaccatacccattgagtcaatcacccatctcctactaccttctgagaaaaaccccaccccaccctcccatatatataagggtctggtgacttctgtttcagtgtatctgaagaagtgtgcatgcacttatacccagaacaaacttagttggtctctaaggtgctactggacaatttttaaatttaatctatatatttgagaccttaaattcttataacaacccCTTAATGCACCAGGCTCCACTGTTCCTACAGCAGCTGTTGTGTGCATAACCCCTCATCACTTTATCTTCCCCCTGGATGCCTGCAGAGGCACCCAAGGTTCACAATTAATTAAGACTGAGGGGGGCATTGTAATTCCtctcttttaaaatataaaaacaggccgtctagaccagcatcctgttctcacagtggccgactgAATTATGCCATGTGCGCAGAGAGCACTGATTCTGGTCCTCAGACAAAAGCCAGTTTCCCAGGTCATGTCACATTCTGGCGCTACCAAGGAATGGAAACCAAGGCCATGAAGCTGGCAGGAGTGATGCCATCAGGCCTGGAGCAGGTGAGACTCTTAAAGAGCTTTCCTCTGAGGAAGAAAGCGCTCAAGACAGCTCCAGACTGCTGGAGTTTGACAGGAAGGATTAAAGTACTTTCTATGAAATGTTGGTTtgtgcagttaaagtggattaTGTCGGAGATGGAGGATTAAATCTGCAGATTAAAATTTAAGCCTCCTATCCCATGTGTGCGGGAGAAAAACGAAAAGTTGGCGGGCTGCGAAGCCTTTTTAGCAAGGTAAAACACTTAAAACGTTTTGCAGCTTACTAAATCTTAGGAATAAAGCAATTACACCTTTTTATCCCTTTTATTTGTGGTCGGCTgacctccccccttcctccccgtTGCAGAGAACGAACCACACGTTTTAGAAAGATAAACAAAAGTGGTTTACCGACATGTCAATGCAAGCAGCAAATATGATACAGCTAAGAAAAATTATCAGGTGCAAAATAACAGTTGGCTTCAAAATGGGCCACATGTGTCTGCAGGAGACCCCAAACATACATGTGATCAGTTTGGAAGCATTACGGCGAGAGCCTCCTCAGAGGcagaaggaaatacagtggtacctcgggttacagacgcttcaggttacagactccgctaaccctgaaatagtacctcgggttaagaactttgcttcaggatgagaacagaaattgcgccacAGCAATGcagcggtagcgggaggccccattagctaaagtggtgcttcaggttaagaacagtttcaggttaagaacagacctccagagcgaattaagttcttaacctgaggtaccattgtataaagGATTATCTCCTTTGTTACAGACTTCCCACCCagaggaggcaggggaagaggCCACACAGAGGGTCCTCTCTAGGAAATTTAAGAACTCTCTGTGTACTAGCCCTGTGCTAGTGATTTGGCTGCAAACTTCACAGATGAAAGAGTTTTGTCAACCCGAAGCAACAAATCCACTTCAGAAAAGAAGCAAACTTATTGCAACTAGGAGGGTAACAGAGTGATAATAAAATAGGAAGAGCCTGATTGCTCAGGCCAGTGACCTGTCATTTCCTTACAGCAGCCAACTAGACGTCTCtcagaagcctgaaagcaggacctgtgtgcaagacaagagcaactctcctcaCTTGCGATtcgcagcaactggcattcagaggcatcccTGCCACAGAGGCTGGAAGGAGAGCATAGTCATTTTAGCTGTAAGATGCTGATAGCTTTACCCCGCATGCATTTGTCTTAAGCCTCTCTTTTAAAGCTCTCCTGGTTGGTGTCCAGCACTAaggatggggggaaattatattcAGATTTAAAGGCAAGCCTATGAAATGCACGCTTTCCATAACAACATGAGAAGTGAAAGACAGCcaacctttgaaattcacaccgtCCATATTTTAGGATGTAGTAAACAAATGGTTCCCAAAATGCATTACAAAAATGAACATGttagtgaaaatggcatacaaatatGCATGATGACCTTGCAAAAACATGTGCATAAATCAATACTGCATACAAATGTATGTTTACTGGTAGAAAATcggactaaaatgctgataaatgttCCCCGACGTGTTAATAATCCATGTGGATGGCAGTTCCGGAGTATGTCATTGGTCTCCTTCACAGTCCACTTTCTTGCATTCTCTTCTCCAGGGCCAGCTCAATAAATTTTGCCACccaaggcaaaccacaaaatggtgctcccATCCCCACCAGGGGAAAATGAGTGACGATCTACCTCAGGAACATGGGGGAATAAAGAACTGCATCGGAACCCGCTGGCCATGTGGATCCTGCTGTCTGAggcggtcacctcaccttgcctcatgggtgggctggccctgctctcTTCTTTGGCTCTGTTATTTTCCTCTGTGGCATCGGAAAGCCCTCCTTAGAGTCAGGAGAAGGTAGGCCAGGCAAGCCGCCATGTTGACAATAGCTGTGAAAGCCAACGTCCACAGTGCCATGTGCTTGTCGGCTTGGCCTGCCAGGGCACATTCCAGTGCCTCAGGGCAGGAGTGTGCTCCTGGAAGGCATAAGAAGGTTGTGCGAAGCACTGATGGGATCTGCAGAAATATCACAACCCAGAAGAAGCCCAGCTCCATGGCCAGGAGGAGAAACACGCAGAAAACGAAGGCCGCTGAGGGCCAGGTGCAACGAGGAGACATCTTGGGTTCCGATGGAACCATTTTGGGCAAAGGAATCGTTCCGGGAGCCATGCTGGATCCGGCGGCCATGTCGTGGCTCACACTAGTGATGTCAGTGAGCTCCTCGTCTCCTTCCTTTGCCGCCTTTCTCTGGTGCTTGGATCCAGTCCTTATGAGCCCCATTAGTCCCACTGGGAGCAGGGCAGCCAAAAAGGCAAAACCCCACGCAGAGGAGACAGGGGAAGGAAAGTGGCGGTTGAAGCAGAGCACACTGCAGAAAGGCCGACTGTCCGCCTCCACCGAGGTCCAGTTGCAGACCAGgtcagggctgggagaggaccaGGGCCCATCGGCGATGAAAAGGGCCACCAGCCGTAGCCCCAGAAGGAGATACCAGGGGGCCAGGCCTCGGCAGCCAGGCTCACCTCCAGGGAACATCATGGCTGGCTGTAGGAGCCGAGCCAGGCCAGCGACCACAGCAGCCATCTGCTGAGAGAAGGGAAGACATGAGAGGAAGATGAGTTTCCTTCCTAAACATTATTGTGCAAAAGTTGGTCGCTCTGTGGTCTTCAGAGGCCTGAGAGAGTTGAGAATGGCAAATAggcttttggttttgttttgaatgGAGGgcattgcttcttctttttttacctttttttacatgtacatttttaaaaactggtttttAGGGCCTTTGTGCATTTAACAAATACATAATATagtagtacctcagtttaagtacttaattcattccaaaggtctgttcttaacctgaaactgttcttaacctgaagcaccactttagctaatggggcctcctgctgccgccgcaccgccggagcacgatttctgttctcatcctgaagcaaagttcttaacctgaagcactacttctgggttagcggagtctgtaaactgaagcgtatgtaacctgaagcgtatgtaacctgaggtaccactgtacagaaattcATCAAATGACGTTTCCCCCATTACAGCATCTTTATGCTAGGAAAGGCCTAACCTCTTGGGTTTGCACCTGTACCACACCTATGAGAGGCACGGGGTGGGGAGGTGAGGTGGCAGGTATTTTTCCAGGCACATTGGGGTGGTGGGTCTACAGAATTTGGTCTAGCTTCTTTCCAGGATCATCCACTCCCACCCTTTACTACTGAAATTTCTTTAGACTATCTAGTGCCCCGGTCCTTTTAAATACCTGTACTACTGATCTGTGACAGGTGTGTGGAGCCATTGGTCCGCCACATATTGGTGAACTACAGCTCCCGCAACCTCAACAAGCCTGGCCAATGggaaggggtgatgggagttgtagttcagcaacatctggaaggccaaacgtttcccacacctgctctaTGGCTTTTAGATGGTAAATTATTATCAAGGCGTCACTTTAAAATGAAGGATTTCCAACAAGATTGACCCTGCATCTCACCTGTAGGTTGGGCTATTATTATCTTACTGTTATTAATCATAATCTATGTGTTAAATCTCTGTTTTACCTTTCTTTGGACTCTGCCCCATTTCTCCTGCCTGGATCTACACCAGCCAGATATCctccaaatattatttaaagcACTTCAAACTGTGAATAGGATCGTGTGTCAATCTGAACTTATTCTGTGGTTTAGATCATAGCACAGGCAAGAAAACTGACATAACTCTAAAATGACAGGAGAGCCTCTATCATGAACTTTTGCGACCCTGGTACCAGCCTGGTCTCAAACCATGTCCTGAAGGCATTCAGGAAACATATTGTGTTCCTCACACCTTGCATAAATTTAGTTGCCAGTGTAGTCTATTCACCACCTGAATGGGGCCATCAAGATAAAGGTGAGATGGTTTGAAGGCAGCAAGCAAACAAAGGATGCCCGGTTTAGCCAACACCCACCAGGTGGTTTTCTTTAACACAATTTGCAAGATGGGAGAGATGAAGCTGGGCAGGAATTGCAAGGAAAAGGCGATAGAATTGCTCATCCGAAGAGTCCTTTCCTTTCTCCATGAAGAAAAGGCTATAAGGAACCCCAAGATTTGTAGTCAGTGGCATTTCTTAACTTTTATTAAGAAGTGTGAGTTCTGGGACAAATTTTTCATGCTCACTTCTGTAGGCTTTTGAGAATATGTAGAGATTCTCCCCCTCTTTAGTTCAAGGTTTGTGATGAGGGATTTGCTGCCTCCTTAAATTGTAATTTTCTTGTTATTCTGTTGCTTTCATTTCATAGAATAACACAAGCTTTCTTTATTCCTTTGTATAAGAATTTATTGTGGGCGTACGGTTAAGGGTGACGCACGTACTCAAAAAACAGACGCACATTATAATTCCAACAAAATATCGCAAACCTCTTTAAAAGTGTGTGTATGAATACATGTGAGTGATGTACACGCATGTGGGTTCAGACACATACTTCTAACAATTCTATTATGTTATATAAGACACACAGACCCTTATCCAGTAAACCTGGTTCCAAATATCTCTCGGGGGTTTTACCCTATAAAACAAGACCCAGAAAACTCCAGGGTCTTATGCAAAATCATCATCTGCAACAAACACTCCAGCTCTTCCCCTCTCATCCTAATGCAGGCTGCCAGGAGTCTAGCTGCAGTTATTCAGCAGGGAGTAAAAAGCACTCAACACATGCTCAGAAACATTCATTTTGTTCCAAGACTTAAGCTCTGGCActgaacactgtgtgtgtgtgtgtgtgtgtgtgtgtgtgtgtgtgtgtgtgtgtgttcttctggGGCTGAGCCTAGGCTAAAATTAAGCCAAGTCTGTGTCTTTTCAGAATTGGGTTCTGTCTTCGGATTCCTGAAGTCTGTATGAGGACAGGGTTAAGGTAGAAAGCCGGACTCCTGAGTTCtctaggaagaaggaagaagggctACAAAGGACTGAGGATTTGGCTGTGGAGCTGAGGGGTTGCAGGCAAGTTAGCAAGACTAGTCCTGCAAGAGCCTCCCTGGCAGTGGCCATTTGGGAGGGCCACACTCACTTCCCTGTGTTGCCCTTTGAGGACGGCCCCTAACAGTCCCTGTTTAAGCAACCGCTCATCattttcagccccccccccatgctcaaGACAATGCCTTTGACAGCCTTTTTGTTTCCTGCCTGCACTCACTTCCCCCCCATGTGTGCAGAGAGGAAACATCCACTTTTGTGTCCAACGATAAAAAGGCCCCTTGAGAAGCATAAAATATAACTCTGTTGCTGCCtgctttaattttaccttctcctCTAGAGTCGCCTTGACACTTCAGTTCTTCTGTTTGTCCACCGTCTTCTCCTTCGTCCTCTTGAATCTGTTCTGCCTCTTGTGTTCTGCTTTAGGGGGGAAAGGGGTTTGTTTTTTGGTTCCACATTATCAGAAACTCCCCTGCACAGAACAGGCCGGCCGCAGAGAAACAAAGGGAAAGTTGAAATGAAACTCCCAAGAGATGTGGGAATAGCTGCCAGAGCTAACGCCCCCACACAGCTGCATGGATGTGGGCCCTCAACATCCCCCTGATGGACCacccttctccccaccctctgGCTTTTACTTCCTCTGCTTTCTCAAATTAGTCTGCCGTCTT comes from Podarcis raffonei isolate rPodRaf1 chromosome 13, rPodRaf1.pri, whole genome shotgun sequence and encodes:
- the LOC128400913 gene encoding uncharacterized protein LOC128400913; the protein is MAAVVAGLARLLQPAMMFPGGEPGCRGLAPWYLLLGLRLVALFIADGPWSSPSPDLVCNWTSVEADSRPFCSVLCFNRHFPSPVSSAWGFAFLAALLPVGLMGLIRTGSKHQRKAAKEGDEELTDITSVSHDMAAGSSMAPGTIPLPKMVPSEPKMSPRCTWPSAAFVFCVFLLLAMELGFFWVVIFLQIPSVLRTTFLCLPGAHSCPEALECALAGQADKHMALWTLAFTAIVNMAACLAYLLLTLRRAFRCHRGK